In Dysidea avara chromosome 6, odDysAvar1.4, whole genome shotgun sequence, the genomic stretch GGCCGGACGGGCTCGAGGCTGCGATTGCACGAGCCTTGGTATCTTTTGTATGGCTCGATAGGCATTGTTGGCCCCTTGCCCAGCTAACTCGAGCTTCTGTGGCTGCGAGTTCTATAGCCCAGAGAATGCCCACGTGGGGTGGTAGCTATAGGCTAGTGGACGTCCATTAGTACATAGGTAGGCGCttgtaggtatgcatatataagcTGTTCTGTCTAGATTACGGTGCAGAGTGAGCTGGCTTCGCTAATCTGATTGCCCATTGTGCCCGCTGATTAGCAAGCCGTCCTGCATGGACCACCTGACCACCTGTGTGTTCGTGTATGTATTATGTCGTTTACCTATGAGGCACCGCAGCTTACGCGATCACTGCTAAAAGTTGATGTATGCACGTCTGTTTGATTACAAGTTATAATGTTTGATTAAGCGTTGTAGCTACACTTCAATGACTCTGAAAATCGGCTGTTGTAATTACTCAGTGTGGAGTGTTGTATATAGTTATTATCACTTGGGAACTGGCGATGGATCGCCTGTGTGATGATAGGCCTGATGAGGCGTCGAGATTGAGCTTGCTAAGGTTCCCAGAGTTGTTGGTGACGGTTTGATATATCTTTGATATGCAGAGCTTTTCCACCGCCCCAGACGTTGTATCGCGGAGTCGGATAGACCTTTCTTTGCTGCTGTAGTAGCGGCCCCGATTCGGAAACTATGGCCAGCGAATCTTGTCGGATTAATTCCTGAGGCGGAGAGTGCCTCTTTAAATCGAATCACAAAAGTGCTGCGAGTGGACGGAGCGCCCGATTGAAGGTAGAATAGTGGACCTCTGCGGTCAGCTTCCCGGTGAGTTAGCCAGGCCAAGAGCGCTGACACTGGGCAGAGTTCATCATATGTTCTCGAGACGAATATGTCTGAGCCTTCGCTGTAGGGATCTGTTTTGGAATGCTTCAGGTGGAGTCTCAGGAGTTTAGGGTTCTCTAAGTTGTCGACTTCAATATCCTGTGGCGTAAGATCTCTTGTGGGGTCAAAGGGACCGTCCATTCCCAGGCATATTTCTCCTGAACGTAGAAAACCGAAGAAGCAGATAGTAAACGCCGCCCAGAGCATTATTTTGTCCTTGTTTAGTCCTTCGTGTTCCCATGTGGTCTTTATTCTTAGTAAAACCTCTGGGGTTACGGGGAGGCGGGGCTGAGGGTTATTTCTACCGGCTTTCGACTGACATGTCTTTATCCCTCTTAAGACTTGATTTAGTCGTGGTGTGTCGTCTGTCGAGGGCATCCGCTCACCCCTTCTAATGTGCAGTTGCCGCACCCCAGCCAAATAAACCTTGATAGTGTTATGCGATATATTGGTGTTGGCTAAATAGGATACAAATCTGCAGAGGAGTGGTTCTGTGGTTGGCGTAGGTTGTGTGTGTAATTGTTCACAAAATAATGAATAGTGCTTGATCCCAGCTCCATATGTCCTTGTAGTCGAGGTAGCTAGACCAGACTCAAGGAAGCTGTCCACAGCTCTGTCCAACGCTGTGAGGTCCAATCGGGTCGTTCTATTATTAGGAGCCTGATGAGTTGTTCCGGGAGGGCTGTTGGACTGGGGTGTGCCTGTGGATGTAGCATACGAAATAATGCTACATTGTTCCTAGACAGAGCGTCCGCTAGTACATTGTGTTGACCCGGTATGTGTCGAGCTTCAAGTTCGCACTGGTAGTGGGCGGTAAGGAATGCCAGGCAGCGTAACAGGTGCGCAGACTCCTGTAGTGCTGAAGTACGGTTATTAATCGCTGCTACTGCCGCTGTGTTGTCTGAGAATATTTGGATAGTATGCCCCTGCCAAGCCTTGCCCCATATAGCTGTTGCTAGCACAATTGGCGCCAGTTCTTTGGCAGAGATATGTGTGTCTTGAAGTGCACTGTTCCACGGGAGCTGAAACCAGTCGCAACCCCAGTAAGCTCCGCAGCCCCAGGTACCTGAAGCGTCAGAGATCAGTGTCAGTGGTTGCATCGATGGGGGTGGTATCATAGCTCGACCGTTCCAGTGACGAATGAACTGAAACCACCACTCAATATCTGATCTCGCCTCGTCGTAGAGGCGAAAAAATGGTTGGGGTCCGCTAcggttgtagagagatcaattagtCTGCGAAGAAAGATTCTGCTACTTCGGATCACTTTACTGGCATGGAACAGAACTCCAATGAGTGAGAGGAGGTTCCGTTTCCTGCAGGCCTTTAGGTTTCGCCAGTGAGCTAGAGTTTCGACAGTGTGAGACAGTTTGTCTTCTGGCAGACGAGTTTCCATAGTTGTGGAGTCCAGTTCTATACCCAAGAAGGTAATCCTTTCTAGTGGGCCTTGAGTTTTTGACGGCTCTAGGGGAAGACCTGCTTGCATGCATGTCTCATGCATGATAGCCATGTTTTGTTGGCATTCATCTGAGTGAGGTCTTCCGATCGTTAGGAAATCGTCAACATAGTGAATCGCCCAGGACACGCCCCTTCGCTGCATTATCCAGAGGAGGGCGTCGGCCACTGCAGATAATATGAGAGGCGCGGAGCGCAGGCCGAATGGGAGGACCTTGTCCACGTACGCTTGGGACTGCCATTCCAGACCAAGCAGTCTCCGATCGCTTGGGGCGACCGGTATGTTCCTGTACGCCTGTTCAATGTCCATTTTAGCCATTAAGGTGCCAGGACCCAGCTGCTTTATCTGTTGTACCGCGAGGTCCACTGATGCGTAGTGAAAACTGCAGTTCTCCTTGGGAATGCCGTCATTGACGCTACATCCTTCCGGGGAGGAGAGATCCATGATAAGGCGCCATTTTCCCGGCTTTCCTTTTTTGGGGATGGCACCTAGCGGGTTAAATTGTATGTTCAGTCGCTTTGCAGCCTGTATTGGGCCGACGTAGCCCAGTTGGCCCCGTGACAGTTCGTCCTGAATGTATGCGGAGACGACCTCTGGGTGTGCCCTTGCTGAGATCAGGTTGGTTGTAGCTGCCTCTAGCCTTGACGAGGCCTCAAATCCAAGGGGGAATCCCTTTTCTAGGCCTGCGAGTATCAACTGAGCAAATTGGCGATCCGGATGATGTTTTAAATGTTCCTGCCAGAATGAGATCACCACTGGAGATACAATGTCAGTTGTGTGTTCCGGTAAGGGCAGACCGGGGTCCAATTTCCTGGATGTTAGTCTTTCCGGCTGTTGAGTATAGGGGTACCTCCCTGCTGATGCTCTTGCTGGACCTGTGAAAGTAGGATGATACTGAATCGGTGAATTCAGTATTTCCCGTGGGGTTGAGAGGTAttcaattattattgttataagTAATTGATTAGACTGATGAAATTAACATGATACACAAGTGAAATGGGATAGCATTGCTATCTGTCGCTTAAATCAGTGGTTACAATTCTGATAGGTGTTCAGTACCTCTAGTCATGTTATGGCTTGCTGCCTGCCTCGGGGTGCGGACATTTTGACCAGGGGTGCTTTGCACCACATCGAAGGCAGATATGACGGCGGTGACACCTGGTATAATCACAACCTTTAGTATTGTAGTTGCGGCAGATCTCTGGTGGTTTATTTGTGCGGGATGTCTCTCCCGCTTGCCCTTCTCTACGGTGGATCTTTTGTTGAGGCATCATGGGACAGCCAGAGGTAGAGTGATCTAGTGATTGGCAATTCCTGCACCAAGCTTCGTTTGGATCCTTGGCCATTCCGGTGAAACACTGGGAGAAGAACTTTGCCTCCCGGTGTCCTGCAGCTTCTGCCCATGGAAGGGATGGCCTGGCTGCTGCCTCTTGCCTGTAGTTAATGTCATAAACAACCCAGGAGGGCCACTTGTATTTCCTGGCATATTTGGCAATTTCAAATTGATATGCCATGAGCTCTGGGAGTCGCTGCGGCTGGTCTGTTCCCAAAACTGCAGTATATACTGCAAAACACTGTGCCCATATGAGAAAATCTGGGATCAGTTTCTTCTGGTTCTCTACCTCTTTGAGTTGAAGTAGTGCCAAAATTGACATCTGGCTTGTGTCGAGGACTGCTGGGGGCCGTGCTTTTGCTGGGGGAAGGTCACAAAAGTTGACAAATTCTCCTGCCTTTATTTGTCGGATTAGTTTCTTAGAAAGCAGTGGTAAGCCGCCCCCGATTGAGACCACTGAGTTTGTCGACTCTGTAAGCAGTGTGTTCATTGATTCTGATGGTGTATCACCATACAGCCATGCGGTTGTGATTGCCTGGGAGCCGTTTTCTGCCGTGGGAACTGTCACATTGGCTGTTGATATTCCCACTGATTGTGTGAGTTGAGATGAGGGTGATGTGAGGCATGCTGCCGATGTTGAGCTGGAAGCTTGAACTGATAACCCTTCATGCTCAGTTGTAAGTTGATTGACTGCAGCTGAGTGTAGTTGCTGAGAGGTTGGGAGCACCCCCAATCTCTGGAGACCTGTTGAGGGAGGAGGGTTTACTCTGACATATTACAGTGTTAAGGCAGGAAGTCACCACTACCTGCCCTGGTGTTGTGGTTTTGTTGTTGCCTACCCAGTGGcctttaatattattatttgacTTGTTTATTTGGGTTCTATGGGCCTCAGATATGTGACCTGGGAGCACTCTACCAGACTTTTGGGGAGTAGTAGCTTATGTGTGTGTACTACTGATATCTAGTACATTCTTGTGTTGTTTGTATGCTACCGGTATCTATGTTGTGAGATACCGATGTAGCTTAAGTGTATGTACTGCTGATGTAGCCTACGTGTGTATGATGTACAGTGACAGTTGTCTGCTAACAAGATCGCTGAAGACTctgtgctactgatgtagcttaTGTCTATGTGATGTGACTGCTACTGAAATGGCTGATGTCTGTGTGCTACGAAGGTGGGTGATGTCTGTGTGCTACTAGTAGAGCCAATGATTGTGTACTACTGACATAGCTGGAGTCTGTGTGCTATGAATTGTGACGTAGCTGAAGTCTGTGTGCTACCGATATGAGACTAATTGaagtctgtatgtgtgtgctacAAAGGTAACCGATGTCTGTTACTGGTGTGGCTGATGTCTATGCTGCTGGCATAATGATTGTGCCACCGATTTCTATAGCTGATGATTGTGAGGTACCAGTACTTACATAGCTGATGCCTGTgtgctactgacatagttgATGTCCGTGTGCTACCAATGTCACTGGTGATTGTGTATTTAAGTTTGTGTGCGACCGATGTCGGTGTGCCACCGATGTAGCCGAtgattgtgtgctactgctgTAGTTGAGGGTTATGTGCTACCATTGTAACTGATGTGTGTGCGTGCTAGACATAGCTGATGTATGCTACCACTGTGGCTGATGTCTGTATGCTACCGGCATACGGCTGATGTTTgtatgctactgatgtagctgatgatggtgtgctactgatgtagctgatgatGGTGTGCTACTAACGTAGCTGATGATGGTATGCTACCAGTGTGGTTGACGAttgtgctactgatgtagttgaTGTCTGTGTGCTACTTATGCCGCTGATGATGGTGTGCTACCAACGTGGTTGATGATTGTGCTACTGATGTAGATCATGGGTGTGCCAGCAGCATAGTTGATGTTTGTGTGCTACTGATGGTTGTGTACCACCAGCATAGTTGATGATTGTGTACCACCAGCATAGTTGATGATTGTGTACCACCCAACATAGCTGATGATTGTGTGCTACTAGAGTAGATGATGGTGCGCTACCTACGTAGCTAATGGTCGTGTGCTACCTATGTAGCTGATGGTTGTGTGCTACCCGACACTAATGTAACTGTGTTTCCGACGTAGCTGACAATTGTGTGCTATCAACATAGCTGATGAATGTGTGCTACCAGCGTGGCTGGCGCttgtgctactgatgtagtagTGTGTGCCACCAGCATAGCCGATGTTTgtgtgctaccgatgtagctgacGACTGTGTGATACCAGGGTAGCTGATGATGgtgtgctaccgacgtagctgattgTGTGCTATCGAAGTAACTGGTTgtgtgctaccgacgtagctgtttgtgtgctaccgacgtagctgattgtgtgctaccgacgtagctgattgtgtgctaccgacgtagctgattgtgtgctaccgacgtagctgattgtgtgctaccgacgtagctgattgtgtgctaccgacgtagctgattgtgtgctaccgacgtagctgattgTGTGCTACTTGCGTAGCTGATGTATGAGCAGCACAGTTGTACTCGTGCTTGTGCCACTGGGGTGGTTGAAAACAGTGGTCGTCAGACACCAGACCTATGGCTGATCTTCTGGTACGCCAGCAGTCCAGAGGTGGGGTACTGTGACGTGTCAGTGATTTCCTGATTCTACCAGATCAGTGAGTTGTATGAATCCAGTTAACCTCCTGGACATGTTGAATTGAGCTGCTCGGTTATAAGCTCCTGTCTGGTTTTGTTGTCAATCCACCTGTCCCCACTGATTCAGGCCTAGCTATTCCTGTTCAATGTTTACCTCATCCTCCTATGGGCTAAATACCTGACATCTAAACTCCATTTTTCTTGGAATCCACCTTGTTTAATCCCATTCAATAGTTCCCTGACCGTAAAACGACACAAACCCGCCCAAGGGTGTCCTTTGAAACTACATTCTAAGCTATTACGGGGTTCactatatttcactcccttcctgTGTGAAGGGAGGAGAATGAGTAACGGGTGCCTGGTTTGtggggacttccggtggtaggtgGCAACTTACCCGACTGACTCCAGCTGGACGGCACTGAAGCATTTGCTGGTAGAACTGGTTGCTGGTCGGACTGTATCATCAATGCCACTGCAGCTAGGGCGCTCGGGTTGGAAGCCAAACCAGTAACAATTGCTTGTACATCCTCTGGCCTTAAGCTGACTGTCGCCACCGTTGTTGTCGGAGTAGAAGTAGACGTTGATATGGCAGAGGTCATAGTGTTTCCACTGAAGGTTGGAATATCGCTGTCTTCCATTTCACACTTTCACGCACGTTGACACGTTCAATCACGTTCCAGAAATGGCGCCTTTTTTATCACGCGACTAATAACCATGTACGGGGCGTGCGTGATTCTTTCAGTGCTAACCAcggttaagctattaaccttaATTAAGGTAGAAAAGGATGTACAATTATAGTAACTGTTGACTGCGTGTCTgaagtaatgcacctatcaatgttttgCCCCACTACTATGAACACGGGTAGAAGTGGGGGCTAGGCGGGGATTAGTGGGAATCGACCTCAAACCGTGCCCCAGGTGGTGGGGTATTTGATGCTACGAGGGCACGTAGTGGGTGTTTCGTGGTCTTTTACTGGGAGATAAGTGGGGGATTCGACATCAAAAGTAGCCCCAGGTAGTGGGGATAAGAATTTTTAAATgttcaaatccccacctcagtATCCCCCACCTCTGCCCGTGTTTATAGTAGCTAGTGGGGCAAAACATTGATATGCGCATAAAAGATACAATATACGAATTagtctatagctatatatatagtaatgCATACTGTGATCATGCATATTCAAAGTATCACTGTGCCGCCATAAAAGCAGTCACGCCAGTCAGCTAAAAGGATGcatcatgatgatgatgagatTCATTGTTTATTGTTGCATGGTTTGACTTCAAAGGTTCACACAACTAATATATGTGGATGCTATAGCACAGCTATATAAataggcagtggttactgaactacTCCGCAAGCTGTAGGCAGTGTGCTAACCACTCTACTAGCCACCCACTACCCCTATTATTTAGTTAAATTCAGACTTCAACGGTCACTCAAGAATCATCAGTACAGTAGCTTCATACCTATTCTTTGTTTAGTATTTATTAATTACTGAAATGCCAATGGTGGTTATTGTTACTGAGCTATAGAAAAAAATACAAATGCACTTAAATTTGAATATCAGTCACAGCTAGCTATACGTATAAGTATTTCCAAGCTAGAGATGAAACTTTTGACAATGAAATAGCAAATGGAATGGGGTTATTACTGTAGCTTATGGCCAACCAGAATTGAAAGTTTCCAAGTATTACCGCTATGATATATGTAGTACTTTAAAATGCTGTGGCAGTACCTAGACTGCTCCATGCCAGTCAAAGAATTGAAAAATAGCTCATCTAAGTGGTAGCTATACTTTTAACAGTACATGTAGAATTTGAAAAGCAGGAAATGATGATTGGGATAATTATATTATGAATGATGCATGGAGCTAGAAAGCTGGCCATGCCCATTCTTTAGAACCATGTCCTATATATAGCCCTGCTGCATAATGTGGAGGCACTAAGTTATcagtatatgtatatacttgCTCTTATGATCATTGGCTATAACTGTTGATGATTTATCTATAGTAAAACACCGGCAAGTACTCTTCCATTTCCTTATTTGCTGCTGCAAATCCTTCTGAACCAACATGGAGCAACACTCAACAATCAGATTATGATACTCACAATAGACCACCTCAAGAGGACACTCATTCTAGGGAGTCTCCATGTCTTCTGTATTCATGAAGGTTCACACTGATGAATGTAATTTTTTATATGTTGGCCATGGCTGTTGTTCTCCCATGATTTGACAAATGTCTATATATACGTACGTATTATGTAACAATTGCAAGTAAAGTCATGTAGAAGTGAGTGCATATGCCACATCATGAGGTTAGCTGTTCCTCACAGTTCAAGTGGACTGACAGCATATCATTATGAAATAATATCAGATCACATGCAATTATTAGGAAATATAAGAAACTTCACTACGAtgatgtacatatgtgacccggtctgacaaaatcagtcttatatGCTGTCAAATTTTGACTATTATTTTAAAGTTTGAAGTTTAATAACTTTCTGTCTGAATATATATGATAACTATGTAACACTTTTACCGCTTATGTAAAAATCCATGGAGATTTTCCTGAATTTTACAGGATTGTTATAGCTTATTCAGAAAAGGAGATACACAATGTTAAGCTGACATATGTATTTTAGGgctataagactgattttgtcaTATTGAAACTCATCTGGTAATATGGAAACATTGACAATCAATCTCATGATATGTCAGAAAAGGATTCAAGTGCATGAAACAGTTCAACCAGGTCAGGGATACTCAGCATCATTTTCATGCTTTTACCATTTAGTTTTGCTATTATTCTTTTATAGCTAATTGCTATTGACTGCATTTTTTGAAGTGCCTGAACTATAAAGTCTTCAAGTATAGCAACAGCATATCGGCCATGGAAATTGTTTAACATCaagatataaaatattattatgtatttttATATAGTAAACTACTGCACATGTCTGTAACTTTTTCTTTCAAATCTGATCATGGCTTGAGTAAATTTAACATTTGAGCCAgtcttaataataattactaaATCATATACTGTTAATAGTGACATTATTTTAGTGGACATAATGCAAGTGGAGCATGGGAAACTACATTCTCAATCAGAGTGCATAGCCCAATATGTTTTTTACCTGCAAACAGTCCACTAAAAAATAATTTGAAGGCTCCTAATGATATTATTTTGATTAATGAAACAATGTATGATATATGGCACATTAAGATTTTTGCGTAATTTGTATGGAGACCTATAGAAAGCAAAGTATTATACTTATAATCTTTTCTCTTTGTATTTGTCTTGCTAGTTAGAATAGATCACTTATAACCTATGGTTAAGCATGTTGGCCTTTTGCAGTGTGCCCATCTGAAAAGAGaacaaaattatatatatatatatatatatatatatatgcatacaaagcATAAACAGTAGTTGGCTATAATTGTGTACAATGACAAAATTGTAGGCAAATACCTCTACAATATATAAATGGACATTGGAACATGTGTACATCATCAAGCAATAATCACTCATGCCAGTTATCAATATGACAAGGCTGGGCTTTTTGCATGCAACTAACCATTTACGTATCTACAAAAAATCACAGTGATTTCATGATACATAACAGTATCTAAGGAGACATGCAGACTCAAATCGCACATAACAAAAATTgatatattttatttttattaattaaggctatacagcacaagtgctgaaggtctgtaggacacc encodes the following:
- the LOC136258903 gene encoding uncharacterized protein; translation: MEDSDIPTFSGNTMTSAISTSTSTPTTTVATVSLRPEDVQAIVTGLASNPSALAAVALMIQSDQQPVLPANASVPSSWSQSGLQRLGVLPTSQQLHSAAVNQLTTEHEGLSVQASSSTSAACLTSPSSQLTQSVGISTANVTVPTAENGSQAITTAWLYGDTPSESMNTLLTESTNSVVSIGGGLPLLSKKLIRQIKAGEFVNFCDLPPAKARPPAVLDTSQMSILALLQLKEVENQKKLIPDFLIWAQCFAVYTAVLGTDQPQRLPELMAYQFEIAKYARKYKWPSWVVYDINYRQEAAARPSLPWAEAAGHREAKFFSQCFTGMAKDPNEAWCRNCQSLDHSTSGCPMMPQQKIHRREGQAGETSRTNKPPEICRNYNTKGCDYTRCHRRHICLRCGAKHPWSKCPHPEAGSKP
- the LOC136259225 gene encoding uncharacterized protein, with the translated sequence MTRGPARASAGRYPYTQQPERLTSRKLDPGLPLPEHTTDIVSPVVISFWQEHLKHHPDRQFAQLILAGLEKGFPLGFEASSRLEAATTNLISARAHPEVVSAYIQDELSRGQLGYVGPIQAAKRLNIQFNPLGAIPKKGKPGKWRLIMDLSSPEGCSVNDGIPKENCSFHYASVDLAVQQIKQLGPGTLMAKMDIEQAYRNIPVAPSDRRLLGLEWQSQAYVDKVLPFGLRSAPLILSAVADALLWIMQRRGVSWAIHYVDDFLTIGRPHSDECQQNMAIMHETCMQAGLPLEPSKTQGPLERITFLGIELDSTTMETRLPEDKLSHTVETLAHWRNLKACRKRNLLSLIGVLFHASKVIRSTWGCGAYWGCDWFQLPWNSALQDTHISAKELAPIVLATAIWGKAWQGHTIQIFSDNTAAVAAINNRTSALQESAHLLRCLAFLTAHYQCELEARHIPGTPQSNSPPGTTHQAPNNRTTRLDLTALDRAVDSFLESGLATSTTRTYGAGIKHYSLFCEQLHTQPTPTTEPLLCRFVSYLANTNISHNTIKVYLAGVRQLHIRRGERMPSTDDTPRLNQVLRGIKTCQSKAGRNNPQPRLPVTPEVLLRIKTTWEHEGLNKDKIMLWAAFTICFFGFLRSGEICLGMDGPFDPTRDLTPQDIEVDNLENPKLLRLHLKHSKTDPYSEGSDIFVSRTYDELCPVSALLAWLTHREADRRGPLFYLQSGAPSTRSTFVIRFKEALSASGINPTRFAGHSFRIGAATTAAKKGLSDSAIQRLGRWKSSAYQRYIKPSPTTLGTLASSISTPHQAYHHTGDPSPVPK